In Flavobacterium gelatinilyticum, a genomic segment contains:
- a CDS encoding amidohydrolase codes for MKIALIQSSLIWEDAFQNRKNFESKINNIDPEVNLIVLPEMFSTGFTMNPSSIAETMEGETVKWMQFIAKQKNSAVTGSAVITENGKYYNRMLFVFPSGEIKYYDKRHLFSLAGEDKFYTAGNQKVIVDYLGWNICLQVCYDLRFPVFVRNVENYDLLLYVANWPKVRTNAWDALLKARAIENLTYVAGVNRVGPDAHDYEHTGHSQVVDFLGNYILEPQETEGVFVVELDKNEMLETRKKLDFLSDKDTFEIKF; via the coding sequence ATGAAAATTGCACTAATTCAGTCCAGTCTTATTTGGGAAGATGCTTTTCAAAACAGAAAAAACTTCGAATCGAAAATAAATAATATCGATCCCGAAGTAAATTTGATTGTACTTCCTGAAATGTTTTCTACTGGTTTTACCATGAATCCGTCCAGCATTGCTGAAACTATGGAAGGTGAAACCGTAAAATGGATGCAGTTTATCGCAAAACAAAAAAATAGTGCCGTTACAGGAAGTGCAGTGATAACCGAAAACGGAAAATATTACAACCGCATGCTGTTCGTTTTTCCTTCGGGAGAAATAAAGTATTATGACAAGCGTCATTTGTTTTCTCTGGCCGGGGAAGATAAATTTTACACTGCCGGAAACCAAAAAGTAATCGTTGATTATTTAGGATGGAACATCTGCCTTCAGGTTTGTTACGATTTGCGTTTTCCGGTATTTGTGCGCAATGTCGAGAATTACGATTTGCTGCTGTATGTTGCCAATTGGCCAAAAGTCCGCACAAACGCCTGGGACGCTTTGCTGAAAGCGCGTGCCATCGAAAACTTAACTTATGTTGCGGGTGTTAACAGGGTAGGACCGGATGCTCATGATTATGAACATACAGGCCATTCTCAGGTTGTTGATTTTTTAGGTAATTATATCCTCGAACCACAAGAAACAGAAGGTGTTTTTGTAGTTGAATTGGATAAAAATGAAATGCTGGAAACCCGTAAAAAGCTTGATTTTTTAAGTGATAAAGATACTTTCGAGATTAAATTTTAA
- a CDS encoding DeoR/GlpR family DNA-binding transcription regulator, producing MSTENEVLNYSKEERKNHILKEINLHTRVSFETLSGKLGVSEDTVRRDINELDAESLLIKVKGGAMTKGYHYSSTNQTYAVEAKQVIAQKAVGLLHDGMVLIVDGGTTIREFIRLIPNDLNLTVFTITALTAVQLLDKPNIKTIMVGGSISSYSQMCVSGEVFHQLANIKADLLVLGTNALDVQGGYSDSDWETVQVKKAMIQASRKTAVLTISEKLNTILKMKIAGLSEISYVITEVEPSHEKLQPYKKEVSDLIIM from the coding sequence ATGAGTACTGAAAATGAAGTTTTAAATTACAGTAAGGAAGAGCGTAAAAATCATATCCTGAAAGAGATCAATCTGCACACTCGTGTCAGCTTTGAAACGCTTTCGGGTAAGCTGGGCGTTTCAGAAGATACTGTGCGACGTGATATTAACGAACTTGACGCCGAATCGCTTTTAATAAAAGTAAAAGGCGGCGCCATGACAAAAGGATATCACTATTCTTCGACTAACCAGACATATGCTGTCGAGGCAAAACAGGTTATTGCACAAAAAGCCGTTGGTCTTCTGCATGACGGAATGGTTTTAATTGTCGACGGCGGAACCACAATTCGCGAGTTTATACGATTAATCCCCAACGATCTCAATTTAACCGTTTTTACTATTACAGCTTTGACTGCGGTGCAGCTTTTAGATAAACCAAATATCAAAACAATCATGGTTGGCGGCAGTATTTCGTCTTACAGTCAGATGTGCGTAAGCGGCGAAGTCTTTCATCAGTTAGCCAATATTAAGGCAGATCTGTTGGTTTTGGGAACCAATGCACTGGATGTTCAGGGCGGTTATTCAGATTCTGACTGGGAAACGGTTCAGGTAAAAAAAGCAATGATTCAGGCTTCGAGAAAAACAGCTGTTTTAACTATTTCAGAAAAATTAAACACGATTCTAAAAATGAAAATAGCCGGTTTATCTGAGATTAGTTATGTAATTACAGAAGTTGAACCCTCTCACGAAAAATTGCAGCCCTATAAAAAAGAAGTTTCGGATTTGATTATTATGTAA
- a CDS encoding succinate dehydrogenase/fumarate reductase iron-sulfur subunit, with the protein MKLTLKIWRQKNAQDKGGIVEYPIDGIEPDMSFLEMLDVLNEDLINKGDEPVAFDHDCREGICGMCSLFINGEAHGPDRGVTTCQLHMRMFKDGDTIFIEPFRAKAFPVIKDLVVDRSSFDRIQHAGGFISVNTSGNTIDANTIPVPKDDADKSFDAAACIGCGACVATCKNSSAMLFVAAKVSQYALLPQGKVEATDRVLNMVHQMDLEGFGNCTNTGACEIECPKGISLENIARMNREYLAASLKG; encoded by the coding sequence ATGAAACTTACATTAAAAATATGGCGTCAAAAAAACGCCCAAGATAAAGGAGGGATTGTAGAATATCCTATCGACGGAATCGAACCGGATATGTCTTTCCTTGAAATGTTAGATGTTCTTAACGAAGATCTAATTAACAAAGGAGATGAGCCTGTAGCATTTGATCACGATTGTCGTGAAGGAATCTGCGGAATGTGTTCTTTATTCATTAATGGTGAAGCACACGGACCAGACAGAGGTGTTACAACTTGTCAGTTACACATGCGTATGTTTAAAGATGGTGATACCATTTTTATCGAGCCATTTAGAGCAAAAGCTTTCCCGGTAATTAAAGATTTAGTTGTTGACAGAAGTTCTTTTGACAGAATTCAACACGCAGGAGGATTTATCTCTGTAAATACTTCAGGAAATACAATCGATGCTAATACTATTCCAGTTCCAAAAGACGATGCAGATAAATCATTTGATGCGGCTGCTTGTATTGGATGCGGAGCTTGTGTGGCAACTTGTAAAAACTCTTCAGCAATGTTATTCGTTGCTGCAAAAGTTTCTCAATACGCCTTATTGCCGCAAGGTAAAGTTGAAGCAACTGATCGTGTATTAAACATGGTTCACCAAATGGATTTGGAAGGTTTTGGAAACTGTACCAATACAGGAGCATGCGAAATTGAATGTCCAAAAGGAATTTCATTAGAAAATATTGCACGTATGAACCGTGAGTATTTAGCAGCAAGCTTGAAAGGCTAA